gaattttAAACAGGGATAACTAACAAGTTGTTACCGCATAAACcaaatttacacaaattgaatattttgatagctaagatttacatttaatatgtGACCATCGATTAGTGCGAATTTCAGATCAATTAAAACGCTTAACGACTTTTTAATCATTTACGCAATGCGCTTTAAAAGCCCTTGGGCACCTCAAGACCTGCATCAGTCGTAACTAAGAAACTCTAACGTAATGACGCTGAATTTCGATAGCGAAGTGCAAGTTTTTTATAAAGGACAAAAAAGGATTTTGAACTTTTACTCGATATGGCCGCAGGAGACGAGATGTCAACGTCTAATGCATAGCATACATTTCTGGCACGTTTTCAGTTTCTGGATAATGCTATTCAATCTGATATTGATGCTGCACATTGTCATTAATATTGGCAACATGAATGAGATCGTTAAGGGATTTTTTGTGCTGGCCACTTGCATGGCCTACACACACAAGGTGAGCTACCTAGCAAGTGATCCCTTCACTGAAAAAAATaggttaaataaaaatttagtaGTTTTAATATCAAGTCTTAGTACTAAGAATTTCGGTCTAAAATGTGCTtcaagaacatgaaaattttaatgtttgaaAAGACATCTTGATATTCGACCcaagttcttattaataagagataaaaaagaaaagaccgaaaatattaatttaagatcAAACAAATGTTACATTAtagtttatagtttttttttttactatttattaataattttattatttaattaacagaTTCAGTTGTATGACATGTTAATCATTTTACTTACGACATATTTATCATCGATTCGCGCAGCATTTTAACCCAGAATTTTACACCAATGAAGAATGgaatatgaatgaaaaaacTTAAAGCTATATTAGGTTAACCAagtattattttctatatatgtttCAGGTTTATTCCGTCAAGGTGAACAACGTGGCTTTATTGCAACTCTTTCAGGACCTTCATGCCGCACACTTTCGACCCGAGGATGCCGAGGAGGAGCTGATCTTTGTGGCAGCCCGACAACTCAGCTATGCTCTCTATAAGTATTATGGCATCATTTCAGTGACGGCTTTGACCATGCTTCTCATCACTCAGTATGCCATCGATAATACGCAATTGCCGTTGGCAACTTATCATCCATTTAGCGCAGAACGCGGCACTTTTGGCTACATATTCATGTATTGGTATCAATGTGTCGCCTTATCGTTGTCCTGCTTCGTGAACATAAGCTTTGATTCGCTCTGCTGCTCCATGTTCATATTCATCAAGTGCCAATTGGATATATTGGCATTGCGACTCCAAAGATTGGGATACGATTGTGACGAGATTGTTGAGTTGCAGCTGCGAGATCAGCTCAAGCATTGCATCGAGCATTACATGAGAGTTGTGGAGCTGTCTGCCAATATCGAGACACTCATCTACAAGCCCATATCATCGCAGATATTCTGTTCCGTTCTGGTGCTGACAGCCAACTTCTATGCCATGTCCTTGGTGAGTTAAGAGTGTTGTCtaagatttatttaatcaGCGAAGAAACTATTTAGTTAGGAGCCTAATAAATTCAGCTTGAAACCCATGAATTTGCGTTGCCAAAATTAGcatcaatttgttattttatttatattgagattgttataatatatattcccATATccgaaaatattttgtattctcaAAAGTATAGCTTCTTTTggtaaaaaaatgtttgtcacATTTACTtctcatatatgtatttctgaAATAATATCGTAATTTATAGCCTTGAAAGCCATCTTTTGTAAACGATTAAGGCaatctttaatttaatcattACATTTTCGTGGCTTTTAAAAGTCTTTGGAAAAATATGCaacttattttcattaatccgaacattaaacaaaaaatacatatttacttggaagaaaataaacaactgCTATTTTAGTGTGCATCCAAAACTTTGTGCACGTGtaaaaatacgaaaactacagaaaaatagaacaaatttAAAGGAGTGTTTGCTATATTctattttacaaaaacaatgtgCAGCGATCAACTTACAAAATGGAATATACAAACAATGTCATTATGTAGATTTGTTTCTGTctcactgctatttcaaagttcgtAGCtgcatatagtatacatacaATAAGCTAATAACAATATACAAGTAGAAAAGGTAGAAACAAATTGCTTATCactattcttttttataattttattacaatctaatctttaaaatttgaaatataaagaaatattgtaaatagaCTTTATTTACCTTGCATTATACATGTACTAAATTAAATCGTAGACTTAACCGTTATGTTCTGTGctaatacaatttcaattctaattatgaaatttacctaattctaaataaattaattccatataaaaattaaatacaagttaaattctaattttgaaatttacctaattctaaataaattaattccatataaaaaattaatctatatacatagatataatTAAgtgtacatttatttcattgcagTTATCCGATGACAAGTTGGTTTTTCTCAAGTTTTTCATCTACCAAAGCTGCATGCTGATTCAGGTTTTCATACTCTGCTACTTTGCCGGGTAAGTTTATAGGAATAAACTCGTTTTTATGTACTTGATCTATCTACAATTGGCAGTGAGATTGTGCAGCGTAGCACTGAGCTGCCCCATGAGCTGTACAAGAGCAATTGGGTGCACTGGTCGCGCTCCAATCGACGCCTAATGCTGATGTTTATGCAACGCCTGGACACCGCAATACGCATAAGGACCTTTAATGCGAGTCACGCCTTCGACTTGGCGCTGTTCAGTTCGGtgagttgattttttttgcactGTACTGCACTTAATTTGCCCATAATAAGGGCGCCTCATTAGAGCTCATTATCCTGCGTTGTCCTTGCATAAGTTGCGCCTATAAAAGCAGCCAAGTTAGAGGCTTTATCATTGAATAGTTGTTGAACTGTACAAACCAAAGATGAACCGCGCAGAGCACCGAGAGATTACCGAAAGTTTCTACAAGTATCAGGTGCGATATTTTGAGATTTTGGGATTGTGGCAACTGCGTCTAGATGCTACAAAGCGGCAGCAGATGTTGCATCTTCTGCGCTATTTGATCTTCTTGGGCATTGTGTCGGTCATGCTGCTCTTTTTCGCAATACACGTGTTGGCCAACATCGATCAGCTGACAGTGATAATGCAAGTGTTCTTCATGTTTGCCACCGAAATGTCCTGCATGGTCAAGTTGCTTAGCATACGACTGAGGCGTCGGGAACATGCCCACTTGCTGGATGAGATGCATTCCAGCGTCTATAGGCCAAAAACTGCGGAGGAAACGTTGGCATTCAAGGCTGCCGCCCAGATGGCCGTCAATATGCGCAATTACTATGGTGCCATGTCGATTCTGGCAGCCGCATTGCTACTGGTGATGCAATGGTTTGTGGACAGCAGCGCCTTGCCGCTGGTGATGTACGAACCTTGTGATCTGGCCAATTCGTGTTGTTATTACTCTCTCTACATGTATCATCTGTTGTCATTGCTGCCTACTTGCTGGCTGAACATTGCCTTCGATTCCATGTCACAGGCTTTGCTGAATTTTTTGCGCGCACAGTTGGTGATGCTATCGATGCGGCTAGAGAATTTGGGTGCTGCTTTGACGCCTTTGGATGATCATCGCATAGCGAGGGAATTGCGGGAGTGTTGCGTTTATTATGCGCGCATTGAGCGACTTAGGGATATGGTGGATGGTTTCATTAAAATCCCCGGTTCGGTGCAATTGTTTTGTACCATTCTGGTGCTCGTTTCGAACTTCTATGAAATGTCTACGCACGCGGGCGAAACGGCTTTCATCATGAAGATTGTAACGTATCAGTTTGCAATGCTGCTGCAAATCTTCATTGTTTGCTATGCGGCCAACGAGGTCACTTATCAGAGCTCGCTTTTAGGTCATGCTCTCTACAATTCAGAGTGGACCACTTGGAACAAGGACAATCGCAAGATGTGTTTACTGATGATGCTGCGCTTCGATGATCCGCTTTGGGTGCGCACCATAAATCATACGCAGAGCTTTAGTTTGCCTACATTTTCATCTGTATGATTTGCAGTTGATTTtggtttgatttaattattaacatatttaatttacttttcagATTGTGAACTGCTCGTACAGTTACTTTGCATTGCTCAAAAGGGTCAACAGTTAAATGTGGCGGcttaaaaatttttgaaacttTCGCACGCGTTGGCAGCACTGCTTATCGGATAACGATTACTTATCGGTTTTAGTATATGACTATTTTAGGCACATTTTCAATGATTTGTAATAAATGacgcaaataaataacactGCACATATCATAGCGTCCAGCTCATGTTCGTTGTTCGTGTAAAATGTTTAAACGTTGCAATCAttatactaatataatatgGTTAGTGAATGCAATTAATACTCgaaaacaaacttaaaaaataagtttaaattcCTTCGGATAATTCCACGCAAGTTTTTttcaaactaaatttattaaattaaattaaatttaaatttattcatatacCCAAATTTcctatttaattatttttttttaaaattacttttatcttacaataataaagtaaaataaatattctattgtctttgtacatttattttatgcaaatgagaGGTATGGATTCAAAGATTACATATGTTTATGCTCATTTTCATACATTTGCTGTATATTAATGTggacaatatttaattaaattgttagaaatgacatttgatttgtttaataaagaatgcaaattgctattatttttattgttcatttaaacaaatttttaaatatgaaacagttaaataatttgtgctgtaatttttagtatatttttgtggttatactacaaatgttaaaaatatcaGATTCTACTTATCGATAAGTCGAGTGCGCATTTTACAACACTAAACATATCATATCGTTCAGCTGACGCTCGTTTTCGCTTTAGCGTTCGTGCTTCgtgttaaaagttaaaatgtcGAAAGAAAATTCAGAAAGCAGCCCTAGCTGCCTGCATTGCAGAGTGCACGATTCAAAACAGACATTTCATGAGATCTTCGACGATGTCGGCATTGACATCGAATTGCCAAATTTACTGGCcaagtattttcaattaagtGTCAAGCCCGATCCAAAAAAACAGCAGTTGTTGTGCCTAGAGTGTGTGAATACGCTAATTCGATTCTTTGACATCGACGAACTGCAAAGAGAACAGGATGCGGCAAATGCTGCCAAGA
This is a stretch of genomic DNA from Drosophila albomicans strain 15112-1751.03 chromosome 3, ASM965048v2, whole genome shotgun sequence. It encodes these proteins:
- the LOC127565600 gene encoding odorant receptor 46a-like isoform X2, with the translated sequence MNRAEHREITESFYKYQVRYFEILGLWQLRLDATKRQQMLHLLRYLIFLGIVSVMLLFFAIHVLANIDQLTVIMQVFFMFATEMSCMVKLLSIRLRRREHAHLLDEMHSSVYRPKTAEETLAFKAAAQMAVNMRNYYGAMSILAAALLLVMQWFVDSSALPLALLNFLRAQLVMLSMRLENLGAALTPLDDHRIARELRECCVYYARIERLRDMVDGFIKIPGSVQLFCTILVLVSNFYEMSTHAGETAFIMKIVTYQFAMLLQIFIVCYAANEVTYQSSLLGHALYNSEWTTWNKDNRKMCLLMMLRFDDPLWVRTINHTQSFSLPTFSSIVNCSYSYFALLKRVNS
- the LOC117566479 gene encoding odorant receptor 46a gives rise to the protein MTLNFDSEVQVFYKGQKRILNFYSIWPQETRCQRLMHSIHFWHVFSFWIMLFNLILMLHIVINIGNMNEIVKGFFVLATCMAYTHKVYSVKVNNVALLQLFQDLHAAHFRPEDAEEELIFVAARQLSYALYKYYGIISVTALTMLLITQYAIDNTQLPLATYHPFSAERGTFGYIFMYWYQCVALSLSCFVNISFDSLCCSMFIFIKCQLDILALRLQRLGYDCDEIVELQLRDQLKHCIEHYMRVVELSANIETLIYKPISSQIFCSVLVLTANFYAMSLLSDDKLVFLKFFIYQSCMLIQVFILCYFAGEIVQRSTELPHELYKSNWVHWSRSNRRLMLMFMQRLDTAIRIRTFNASHAFDLALFSSGASLELIILRCPCISCAYKSSQVRGFIIE
- the LOC127565600 gene encoding odorant receptor 46a-like isoform X1 translates to MNRAEHREITESFYKYQVRYFEILGLWQLRLDATKRQQMLHLLRYLIFLGIVSVMLLFFAIHVLANIDQLTVIMQVFFMFATEMSCMVKLLSIRLRRREHAHLLDEMHSSVYRPKTAEETLAFKAAAQMAVNMRNYYGAMSILAAALLLVMQWFVDSSALPLVMYEPCDLANSCCYYSLYMYHLLSLLPTCWLNIAFDSMSQALLNFLRAQLVMLSMRLENLGAALTPLDDHRIARELRECCVYYARIERLRDMVDGFIKIPGSVQLFCTILVLVSNFYEMSTHAGETAFIMKIVTYQFAMLLQIFIVCYAANEVTYQSSLLGHALYNSEWTTWNKDNRKMCLLMMLRFDDPLWVRTINHTQSFSLPTFSSIVNCSYSYFALLKRVNS